One stretch of Paenibacillus sp. FSL R5-0341 DNA includes these proteins:
- a CDS encoding ATP-grasp domain-containing protein, with the protein MSRSSVGLLMRKGFSLHGDHIEALGRIFEEVHLWTSVPGYEQDPRFRSVQLLPKYENVEEMIEQAKEKGVPFFVTWQETDIVLNARLNEGLGRQDIPVRAAEIARDKSRQRQFLQQQNTACPVFHAVNTMDEAVSAAASVGYPVIIKPTLAASSSHVALVHSLTELKQAFDSISQLAVSQSGLYFDDECPAIALIEEFLPGEEITLDGVVVHGTFYLGGIHNKLRMPGPYFEEDEYTLPFQGESNVEQDLCEMARQICTGLKLENGLFNVEARQNANGEYKVVEFSCRISGGHVYRNIRDVYGTDLVTAHAYGLLGEDALAAHFAKRTAPKCATCIKFVYRDGKVLNNASGEAASDVRYRAYYPVAAKGRVVHSAPKGFDITGLLSVRTQYEGPEDIESVKLAARVLEQKLDLQVAEVRQLQ; encoded by the coding sequence ATGAGTCGGTCCTCCGTTGGTCTGCTCATGAGAAAAGGTTTTTCCCTGCACGGGGATCATATTGAAGCTCTGGGGAGAATTTTTGAGGAGGTCCATTTATGGACCTCTGTTCCTGGGTATGAACAAGATCCGCGCTTTCGGTCGGTTCAGCTTCTTCCCAAGTATGAGAATGTGGAAGAAATGATTGAGCAGGCGAAAGAAAAGGGAGTCCCGTTTTTTGTTACCTGGCAGGAGACGGATATTGTGCTGAATGCCAGATTAAATGAAGGATTGGGAAGACAGGATATCCCTGTTCGGGCAGCTGAGATTGCCAGAGATAAGTCCAGACAACGTCAGTTTTTGCAGCAGCAGAACACAGCCTGTCCGGTATTTCATGCTGTAAATACGATGGATGAGGCCGTATCAGCAGCAGCAAGTGTAGGTTATCCGGTTATTATCAAACCGACACTGGCGGCATCCAGCAGTCACGTAGCGCTCGTTCATTCTCTTACCGAATTGAAGCAGGCCTTTGATAGCATATCGCAACTTGCCGTTTCGCAATCCGGATTGTACTTCGATGATGAATGTCCTGCAATAGCGCTGATTGAAGAGTTCCTTCCGGGCGAGGAGATCACACTGGATGGAGTGGTCGTCCACGGAACGTTTTATCTGGGGGGAATACATAACAAACTCAGAATGCCAGGTCCTTATTTTGAAGAGGATGAATATACCCTGCCTTTCCAGGGAGAATCCAATGTGGAACAAGATCTTTGTGAGATGGCTCGGCAAATATGCACAGGTCTCAAGCTTGAAAATGGACTGTTTAACGTTGAAGCCAGACAAAACGCAAACGGGGAGTACAAAGTGGTGGAATTCAGCTGTCGTATCAGTGGGGGGCATGTCTATCGCAATATCCGCGATGTGTACGGGACCGATCTGGTGACCGCCCATGCTTACGGTCTTCTGGGCGAGGATGCGCTTGCTGCCCATTTTGCGAAACGAACGGCTCCAAAGTGTGCAACCTGTATCAAATTTGTCTATCGTGACGGGAAAGTATTAAATAATGCCAGCGGTGAGGCAGCGAGCGATGTCAGGTACCGGGCTTATTATCCGGTAGCTGCCAAAGGAAGAGTGGTCCACTCTGCTCCAAAAGGATTCGACATCACAGGTCTGCTGTCTGTGCGTACCCAATATGAGGGTCCTGAGGACATTGAATCGGTTAAACTGGCTGCAAGGGTTCTTGAACAAAAGCTTGATTTGCAAGTTGCTGAGGTGAGACAGCTGCAATGA
- a CDS encoding YqcI/YcgG family protein, translating to MLLDNADVKRLDSHDWRKQEFEHFEKDMTSESPRFPCIFGSMGLNRNELRFSFFNDIEDDSIEELAKALREYVEQARSFGNYTSMVTFFNIDKDLSIHEYQHTFWSILTRLHNIDLKEWPESIPNEENDPLWEFCFHGEPIFVVCNTPAHEMRRSRRANTYMITFQPRWVFDSIGLGTPKGDKSKDLVRSLLRQYDAIDPFPHLGIYGSPNNREWLQYFIPDTNEVSATAQCPFHHMRRNSMSSVQYIQGSDVTLEEAVMQLLPVTGSVEVQRDTPFREHKSHTHPTDETLLIISGDITFYTEEGELYCTPGDRILLPANTVHSSKAGENGTLYIIALEFVEQPKEEVLA from the coding sequence TTGTTGCTAGATAACGCTGATGTGAAGAGATTGGATAGTCATGATTGGAGAAAGCAGGAATTTGAGCATTTTGAAAAGGACATGACCAGTGAGAGTCCACGGTTTCCCTGCATATTCGGCTCGATGGGACTCAACCGTAATGAGCTGCGGTTCTCTTTTTTTAATGATATAGAAGATGATTCCATAGAAGAGCTTGCAAAGGCATTGAGAGAATATGTGGAACAGGCAAGGAGCTTCGGAAACTACACCTCCATGGTTACATTCTTTAATATTGACAAGGATTTATCCATCCATGAATATCAGCATACATTTTGGTCCATCCTGACCCGGCTGCACAACATCGACTTGAAAGAATGGCCAGAATCCATACCGAATGAAGAGAATGATCCTTTATGGGAATTTTGTTTTCATGGGGAACCCATTTTTGTCGTTTGTAACACACCAGCACATGAGATGAGAAGGAGCAGACGTGCGAATACATACATGATTACCTTTCAGCCCCGATGGGTCTTTGATTCGATTGGCTTGGGAACACCAAAAGGAGATAAATCCAAGGATTTGGTGCGAAGCTTGCTTCGGCAGTACGATGCAATTGATCCATTCCCGCATCTTGGGATCTACGGAAGTCCCAATAATCGGGAGTGGCTGCAATATTTTATTCCAGATACCAACGAAGTTTCTGCTACAGCGCAATGCCCATTTCATCATATGAGGAGGAATAGTATGAGTTCAGTTCAATATATCCAGGGGTCTGACGTCACACTTGAAGAAGCTGTAATGCAATTGCTGCCTGTAACCGGTTCAGTCGAGGTTCAAAGAGATACACCATTCAGGGAGCACAAATCCCATACCCATCCAACAGACGAAACTCTTTTAATCATAAGCGGAGATATTACTTTCTATACTGAAGAGGGGGAGCTGTATTGCACGCCTGGTGACCGCATTCTGCTTCCGGCTAATACGGTGCACTCCTCCAAGGCTGGGGAGAATGGGACGTTGTATATTATTGCTTTGGAGTTCGTGGAGCAGCCGAAAGAAGAGGTTCTGGCATGA